A single window of Populus nigra chromosome 17, ddPopNigr1.1, whole genome shotgun sequence DNA harbors:
- the LOC133677271 gene encoding interactor of constitutive active ROPs 2, chloroplastic-like, translated as MQTPKAKTSSLEVPQKKSPATPRTRQLKTPGSENNSVSPNPASRTPKDRSPKVTERRLSQSPATEKKRPSRISELETQLAQLQEDLKKAKDQLNASESWKRRAHQEAEDTKKQLLTMSEKFEESQQQLMELSSSEDVRVQELRKVSHDRDKAWQSELEAMQKQHSIDSAALASAMNEIQRLKNQLEMVVESEASQTKHAESAYAELQGLRLELTETLSLVEKMKTELSDTRESEAQALELVSKTQKQLEEANATAEMLQADDVKAMEAYRSLSLELEQSRAQVKPLEELVSKLQADPANICGKTVMNPTGDVEVLQESVENEETKQLKAEMNLLKHEVGQLKSALEASETRYQEEYIQSTLQIRSAYEQVERTKLESGHREAELEAELKKAKNNIEELRANLMDKETELQGISEENEGLALKIEKNQPSERESELALELKKLEHDLAELKASLLDKEAKLQSVAEENETLWKEIKKGEMEKSKVNDEAVALAETARAAEHEALMKLGYLTEEADKSSRRAARVTEQLDAAQAANTEMEAELRRLKVQSDQWRKAAEAAAAMLSTGNNGKFVERTGSLDNNYNPIPGNMGSPFSEDMDDDSPKKKNGNMLKKIGVLWKRGQK; from the exons ATGCAGACACCAAAAGCAAA AACCAGCTCTTTGGAAGTGCCTCAGAAGAAATCTCCCGCAACACCTCGAACTCGGCAACTCAAAACACCTGGATCAGAAAACAACTCTGTCTCCCCAAATCCAGCAAGTAGGACTCCGAAAGACAGAAGTCCTAAAGTCACTGAACGCAGATTATCTCAAAGTCCGGCAACTGAG AAGAAGCGCCCAAGCAGAATATCTGAATTGGAAACACAGCTTGCACAACTCCAGGAGGATCTGAAGAAGGCAAAAGATCAACTGAACGCATCAGAGTCATGGAAGAGACGAGCCCATCAGGAAGCTGAAGACACCAAGAAGCAGCTTTTAACCATGTCAGAGAAATTTGAGGAATCACAACAGCAATTGATGGAGCTTTCTAGTTCTGAAGATGTCCGTGTTCAAGAGCTCCGTAAAGTCTCCCATGATCGTGATAAAGCTTGGCAGTCTGAACTGGAGGCCATGCAGAAGCAGCACTCAATTGATTCTGCAGCCCTGGCTTCTGCCATGAATGAAATCCAGAGGCTCAAAAATCAGCTGGAAATGGTAGTGGAATCTGAAGCTTCCCAAACAAAACATGCAGAATCAGCATATGCTGAATTACAAGGGCTGAGACTGGAACTAACTGAAACTCTCTCCCttgttgaaaaaatgaaaactgAGCTCAGTGATACCAGGGAGTCTGAAGCTCAAGCCCTGGAACTTGTTAGTAAAACTCAAAAGCAATTGGAAGAAGCAAATGCAACTGCTGAAATGCTGCAGGCAGATGACGTCAAAGCCATGGAGGCTTACAGGTCCTTATCATTGGAGCTGGAACAATCAAGAGCTCAAGTAAAACCCTTGGAGGAACTTGTGAGTAAACTGCAAGCTGATCCAGCGAACATTTGTGGGAAAACAGTCATGAATCCTACAGGGGATGTTGAAGTTTTGCAGGAAAGTGTAGAAAATGAGGAAACAAAACAGCTCAAAGCAGAAATGAACCTCTTGAAACATGAAGTAGGTCAGTTGAAATCCGCACTAGAAGCATCCGAGACCAGGTACCAGGAAGAATATATTCAAAGCACATTGCAGATTAGAAGCGCCTATGAGCAAGTTGAACGTACAAAGTTGGAATCAGGCCACAGAGAGGCTGAATTGGAAGCTGAATTGAAGAAAGCCAAAAACAATATTGAAGAATTGAGGGCTAACCTGATGGATAAGGAAACTGAATTGCAGGGCATTTCTGAGGAGAATGAAGGACTGGCTTTAAAGATTGAGAAAAATCAGCCAAGTGAGAGGGAATCTGAACTTGCATTGGAGCTGAAAAAGTTAGAGCATGATCTGGCAGAGTTGAAGGCAAGCTTGTTGGATAAGGAAGCAAAGTTGCAGAGTGTAGCAGAGGAAAATGAAACACTCTGGAAAGAAATCAAGAAGGGGGAAATGGAGAAAAGTAAGGTCAATGATGAAGCTGTTGCATTGGCAGAAACTGCAAGGGCTGCAGAACACGAGGCTCTGATGAAACTTGGTTATCTGACAGAGGAAGCAGATAAAAGTAGCAGAAGAGCAGCAAGGGTGACTGAGCAGCTGGATGCAGCTCAGGCAGCAAACACAGAAATGGAGGCTGAATTGCGGAGGTTAAAGGTGCAGTCAGACCAATGGAGGAAAGCTGCAGAGGCAGCCGCTGCTATGCTTTCAACTGGGAACAATGGCAAATTTGTAGAGAGAACAGGTTCTCTAGACAACAACTATAATCCTATTCCTGGAAATATGGGTTCGCCCTTCTCTGAAGATATGGATGACGACTCTCCAAAGAAGAAAAACGGGAACATGTTGAAGAAAATTGGGGTCTTGTGGAAGAGGGGTCAGAAGTAG
- the LOC133676751 gene encoding small ribosomal subunit protein uS12 has product MGKTRGMGAGRKLKSHRRRQRWADKSYKKSNLGNEWKKPFAGSSHAKGIVLEKIGIEAKQPNSAIRKCARVQLIKNGKKIAAFVPNDGCLNYIEENDEVLIAGFGRKGHAVGDIPGVRFKVVKVSGVSLLALFKEKKEKPRS; this is encoded by the exons ATGGG TAAGACACGTGGTATGGGAGCTGGTCGCAAGCTTAAGTCCCACCGCCGAAGGCAGAGGTGGGCTGACAAATCTTACAAGAAGTCTAACCTTGGCAATGAGTGGAAAAAACCGTTTGCTGGATCATCTCATGCCAAAGGCATTGTTCTTGAGAAGAT AGGTATTGAGGCCAAGCAGCCTAACTCTGCTATTAGAAAGTGTGCTAGGGTTCAACTAATCAAAAATGGGAAGAAGATTGCTGCTTTTGTTCCAAATGATGGTTGCTTAAACTATATTGAAGAAAAT GATGAGGTGTTGATTGCTGGATTTGGACGTAAAGGTCATGCTGTTGGTGATATTCCTGGTGTTAGATTCAAGGTTGTGAAGGTTTCTGGAGTCTCACTTCTTGCACTTTTCaaagagaagaaggagaagccAAGGTCTTAA